In one window of Corynebacterium mycetoides DNA:
- a CDS encoding carbohydrate ABC transporter permease has protein sequence MNKLGHYLGVIFIMFWGLAPFYWMLITALRDSAHTFDTTPWPTHVTLQNFRDALATDKGNDFLGAIGNSLIISLSTTAIAVAVGVFTAYAIARLDFPGKGIVTGIILAASMFPGIALVTPLFQLFGDLDWIGTYRAMIIPNISFALPLTIYTLISFFQQLPWELEQAARVDGASRGQAFRLVLLPLAAPAIFTTAILAFITTWNEFMLARQLSTTATEPVTVAIARFSGPSAFEYPYASIMAAGSLVTVPLIIMVLVFQRRIVSGLTAGGVKG, from the coding sequence ATGAACAAACTCGGCCACTACCTGGGCGTAATCTTCATCATGTTCTGGGGCCTCGCCCCGTTCTACTGGATGCTGATTACCGCGCTGCGCGACAGCGCGCACACCTTCGACACCACGCCCTGGCCCACGCACGTCACGCTGCAAAACTTCCGCGACGCCCTAGCCACCGACAAGGGAAATGACTTCCTGGGCGCGATCGGCAACTCCCTGATCATCTCGCTGTCCACCACCGCCATCGCGGTGGCCGTGGGAGTGTTCACCGCCTACGCGATCGCGCGCCTGGACTTCCCCGGCAAGGGCATCGTCACCGGCATCATCCTGGCCGCGTCGATGTTCCCGGGCATCGCCCTGGTCACCCCCCTCTTCCAGCTGTTCGGCGACCTCGACTGGATTGGCACCTACCGCGCCATGATCATCCCGAACATCTCCTTCGCCCTGCCGCTTACCATCTACACCCTCATCTCGTTTTTCCAGCAGCTGCCGTGGGAGCTCGAGCAGGCCGCGCGTGTCGACGGCGCCTCTCGCGGCCAGGCTTTCCGCCTCGTACTTCTGCCCTTGGCGGCGCCGGCGATTTTCACCACCGCGATCCTGGCGTTCATCACCACCTGGAACGAGTTCATGCTGGCCCGCCAGCTTTCCACGACCGCGACCGAGCCGGTCACCGTGGCCATCGCGCGTTTCTCGGGGCCCAGCGCGTTCGAGTACCCCTACGCGTCGATCATGGCCGCCGGTTCCCTGGTCACGGTGCCGCTGATCATCATGGTGCTCGTGTTCCAGCGCCGCATCGTCTCGGGCCTGACCGCCGGCGGTGTCAAGGGCTAG
- a CDS encoding carbohydrate ABC transporter permease produces the protein MAVLAVVIGYPIIRAIYLSFQGNRRLDPATGVFTDGGFAGLENYLYWLTNRCMSPSGVVGTCPPGVLSTDFWPAVRITLFFTVVTVLLETVLGMIMALIMNTESRGRALIRAAVLIPWAIPTAVTAKLWQFMFAPAGIVNSLLGTDIAWTTDPWAARAAVIVADVWKTAPFMALLILAGLQMIPREVYEAARVDGASRWQQFTRITLPLVRPALMVAVLFRTLDALRMYDLPVIMISGSSNSPTATISQLVVEDMRQGNFNSASALSTLIFLLIFAVAFIMIRFLGANVGQVEREKRKRRFRR, from the coding sequence ATGGCCGTGCTGGCGGTGGTGATCGGCTACCCGATCATCCGCGCCATTTACCTGTCGTTCCAGGGCAACCGGCGTCTCGACCCGGCCACCGGCGTGTTTACCGACGGCGGCTTCGCCGGGCTCGAAAATTACCTGTACTGGCTCACCAACCGGTGCATGTCGCCTTCCGGGGTCGTCGGCACGTGCCCGCCCGGAGTGCTGTCCACGGACTTCTGGCCGGCCGTGCGCATCACACTGTTCTTTACCGTGGTCACGGTGCTGCTGGAGACCGTGTTGGGCATGATCATGGCTTTGATCATGAACACGGAATCCCGCGGGCGGGCGCTCATCCGCGCGGCAGTCCTCATCCCGTGGGCGATCCCCACCGCGGTGACGGCCAAGCTGTGGCAGTTCATGTTCGCCCCCGCCGGCATCGTCAACTCGCTGCTGGGGACGGACATCGCGTGGACGACGGACCCGTGGGCCGCGCGCGCGGCCGTCATCGTCGCGGACGTGTGGAAGACGGCGCCGTTCATGGCGCTGCTCATCCTCGCCGGCCTGCAGATGATCCCGCGCGAGGTGTACGAGGCCGCGCGTGTCGACGGCGCGTCCCGCTGGCAGCAGTTCACCCGGATCACCCTGCCGCTGGTGCGCCCCGCGCTCATGGTGGCGGTGCTGTTCCGCACCTTGGACGCGCTGCGGATGTACGACCTGCCCGTGATCATGATCTCGGGCTCGTCCAACTCCCCGACCGCCACGATCTCGCAGCTGGTGGTCGAGGACATGCGCCAGGGCAACTTCAACTCCGCCTCGGCACTGTCGACCTTGATATTCCTGCTCATCTTCGCCGTCGCCTTCATCATGATCCGGTTCTTGGGGGCCAACGTCGGCCAGGTCGAGCGAGAAAAAAGGAAGCGGAGGTTCAGGCGATGA
- a CDS encoding ABC transporter substrate-binding protein has translation MNTSFRTIGAALCVAALGSATLVACGSDSSEPASGTSAQSTAAGAGNGAANGEGQGRGPITFAMGRNDTDKIIPIIDKWNAEHPDEQVTLNELAGEADDQRDTLVQSLQAGNSDYDVMALDVVWTADFAANQWLAPLEGDLAVDTSGLLDATVESATYNNTLYALPQNTNGQLLFRNTDLVADAPDTFDDVRSACEAVQDADCLTTQLKQYEGLTVNALGFINGWGGEVLDDNGEPTVESAEAKEGLQALVDAYADHTIAESSTAATEEETNLAFTEGKTAFAINWPYMYSNAAEKGLNFEVQPLVGKDGIGVSTLGGYNNGINVNSENKATARDFIEFIINEENQLSFAEASFPPVLASIYDDEALIQEHPYLPALKQSLENAKPRPVSPFYPAISKAIQDNAYAALTAGKSVDDATRDMAAAIRQAS, from the coding sequence ATGAACACTTCGTTCCGCACGATCGGCGCAGCGCTCTGCGTCGCCGCCCTGGGCTCCGCGACGCTTGTCGCCTGCGGCTCCGACAGCTCCGAGCCCGCCTCCGGGACCTCGGCGCAGTCCACGGCGGCGGGCGCTGGTAACGGCGCTGCCAACGGCGAGGGGCAGGGCCGCGGCCCGATCACGTTCGCCATGGGCCGCAACGACACGGACAAGATCATTCCGATCATCGACAAGTGGAATGCTGAGCACCCGGACGAGCAGGTCACACTCAACGAGCTCGCCGGCGAGGCCGACGACCAGCGCGACACCCTGGTGCAGTCCCTGCAGGCCGGCAACTCGGACTACGACGTCATGGCGCTCGACGTCGTGTGGACGGCCGACTTCGCCGCCAACCAGTGGCTCGCCCCGCTCGAGGGTGACCTCGCGGTGGACACTTCCGGGCTGCTGGACGCGACCGTGGAGTCCGCCACCTACAACAACACGCTCTACGCGCTCCCGCAGAACACCAACGGCCAGCTGCTGTTCCGCAACACGGACCTGGTCGCGGACGCGCCGGACACGTTCGACGATGTCCGCTCCGCGTGCGAGGCCGTCCAGGACGCCGACTGCCTGACCACCCAGCTCAAGCAGTACGAGGGCCTGACCGTGAACGCGCTCGGCTTCATCAACGGCTGGGGTGGCGAGGTGCTCGACGACAACGGCGAGCCGACCGTCGAGTCTGCTGAGGCCAAGGAGGGCCTGCAGGCGCTTGTCGACGCTTACGCCGACCACACCATTGCGGAGTCCTCCACCGCGGCGACCGAGGAGGAGACGAACCTCGCGTTCACCGAGGGCAAGACCGCGTTTGCCATCAACTGGCCGTACATGTACTCGAACGCGGCGGAGAAGGGACTGAACTTCGAGGTCCAGCCCCTGGTGGGCAAGGACGGTATCGGCGTGTCCACCCTCGGCGGCTACAACAACGGCATCAACGTCAACTCGGAGAACAAGGCGACCGCGCGCGACTTCATCGAGTTCATCATCAACGAGGAAAACCAGCTCTCCTTCGCCGAGGCGTCCTTCCCGCCGGTCCTCGCCTCCATCTACGACGACGAGGCCCTGATCCAGGAGCACCCGTACCTGCCGGCCCTGAAGCAGTCCCTGGAGAACGCGAAGCCGCGCCCGGTCTCCCCGTTCTACCCGGCCATTTCTAAGGCCATCCAGGACAACGCGTACGCGGCCCTGACGGCGGGCAAGAGCGTCGACGACGCCACCCGCGACATGGCCGCCGCCATCCGCCAGGCCTCCTAA
- a CDS encoding TIGR03089 family protein — MSIMAPLLATNPAGPRLTVYDEVAGTRMEFSALTLDNWACKVANMLDEEFELEPDAVILLDLPVSWQAAVIALGTYNSSRTPLFDAPEGATPDLVFTTMDGAQAWSGIPDVVVVSADPFGRGVVESGGELPEGTVDFGPTVRFYGDTYFGDSPDLGRWADADLGPHRYLADAWRGREDIEKRILAPLAADGSVVVVAGMASAERLRAIADKENVTHFLTHG; from the coding sequence ATGAGCATCATGGCACCGCTTCTGGCGACCAACCCCGCCGGCCCCCGCCTCACCGTGTACGACGAGGTGGCGGGAACCCGCATGGAGTTTTCCGCCCTCACGCTGGACAACTGGGCGTGCAAGGTCGCCAACATGCTCGACGAGGAGTTCGAGCTCGAACCCGACGCGGTGATCCTGCTGGACCTTCCCGTGTCCTGGCAGGCCGCGGTCATCGCCCTCGGCACCTACAACTCTTCCCGCACGCCGCTTTTCGACGCCCCCGAAGGCGCAACCCCCGACCTCGTCTTCACCACGATGGACGGGGCGCAGGCGTGGTCGGGCATACCCGACGTTGTGGTGGTCTCCGCCGACCCGTTCGGGCGCGGCGTGGTCGAATCCGGGGGCGAGCTGCCGGAAGGCACGGTGGACTTCGGACCGACAGTCCGCTTTTACGGCGACACCTATTTCGGGGACTCCCCGGACCTCGGCCGCTGGGCCGACGCGGACCTCGGCCCGCACCGTTACCTGGCGGACGCCTGGCGAGGGCGCGAGGACATCGAAAAGCGCATCCTCGCTCCGCTTGCGGCGGACGGGTCCGTCGTCGTGGTCGCAGGAATGGCGTCTGCGGAGAGGTTGCGCGCCATCGCGGACAAGGAGAACGTTACGCACTTCCTAACTCATGGTTAA
- a CDS encoding LCP family protein, whose translation MRRARDIQAAPSRTRDLSQVGHPVAKGFIAFASAIVLAVSGIGYFSVGRLGGSLSASELQLEGKGGVDPLDGAVDILLVGSDSRTDAQGNPLSEEELARLNAGVAEGEINTDTIMVIRIPEDGSRATAVSIPRDTYIHHDEFGNMKINGVYAAHAEQKREELTDAGLKDGPSLEQQVARAGQEGLIDAVASLTGVDVDHFAQVGLLGFALLTDAVGGVDVCLNEPVDEPLSGASFPAGEQTLNGAQALSFVRQRHDLPRGDLDRIVRQQVYMASLVQKMLSAGTLTNPAKLRELSSAAERSVTLDEGWDITRFAQQMSGLAGGDVTFTTIPVTSVDGVGDHGESIITVDVAQVHQFMDDVARPPEDPATSHPPASEEAPESGGGGGEASPLAGYNVFALNATGETGQAAGVAGWLQEHGATVADVSNALPGVYSSSQVVALDPQDPAALALAEMLGGLPVTSNSGLEPTSLIVVISDDYAGPSSAPVTSAPQQPSVDDTVGTPGADFGAAQVAPEINAGGDGPRCVN comes from the coding sequence ATGCGGCGCGCCCGCGACATCCAGGCCGCCCCATCGCGCACAAGGGATCTCTCGCAGGTGGGCCACCCCGTGGCCAAGGGATTTATCGCGTTCGCCTCGGCGATCGTCCTCGCGGTGTCGGGAATCGGCTACTTCTCCGTAGGCCGCCTCGGCGGCTCGCTGAGCGCCTCCGAGCTGCAGCTTGAGGGCAAGGGTGGCGTCGACCCGCTCGACGGCGCCGTGGACATCCTGCTCGTCGGGTCGGACTCGCGCACGGACGCGCAGGGCAACCCCCTGAGCGAGGAGGAACTGGCCCGTCTGAACGCCGGCGTCGCCGAGGGGGAAATCAACACGGACACGATCATGGTGATCCGCATTCCCGAGGACGGGTCGAGGGCCACCGCGGTGTCCATCCCGCGCGACACCTACATCCACCACGACGAGTTCGGCAACATGAAGATCAACGGCGTCTACGCGGCCCACGCCGAACAGAAGCGCGAGGAGCTTACGGACGCGGGGCTCAAAGACGGCCCCTCGTTGGAGCAGCAGGTCGCCCGCGCCGGGCAGGAGGGCCTGATCGACGCCGTCGCCTCCCTCACCGGCGTGGACGTGGACCACTTCGCGCAGGTGGGCCTGCTCGGCTTCGCCCTGCTTACCGACGCCGTCGGCGGCGTCGACGTCTGCCTCAACGAGCCGGTGGACGAGCCGCTGTCCGGCGCGAGCTTCCCCGCCGGCGAGCAGACCCTGAACGGGGCCCAGGCGCTGTCGTTCGTCCGGCAGCGCCACGACCTGCCCCGGGGCGACCTCGACCGGATTGTGCGCCAGCAGGTGTACATGGCCTCACTGGTGCAGAAGATGCTCTCGGCGGGAACCCTGACCAACCCCGCAAAGCTGCGCGAGCTGTCGAGCGCCGCGGAGCGCTCCGTCACCCTCGACGAGGGCTGGGACATCACCCGCTTCGCGCAGCAAATGTCCGGGCTGGCAGGAGGCGACGTCACGTTCACCACCATCCCGGTGACCTCGGTGGACGGCGTGGGCGACCACGGCGAGTCCATCATCACGGTCGACGTGGCCCAGGTACACCAGTTCATGGACGACGTGGCCCGCCCGCCAGAAGACCCGGCGACATCTCACCCGCCCGCCTCCGAGGAGGCGCCCGAATCCGGGGGCGGTGGGGGTGAGGCTTCCCCTCTGGCCGGCTACAACGTCTTCGCCCTGAACGCCACCGGGGAAACAGGCCAGGCGGCCGGGGTTGCCGGGTGGCTGCAGGAGCACGGCGCCACCGTGGCAGACGTCTCCAACGCGCTGCCGGGGGTGTACTCCTCCAGCCAGGTTGTGGCGCTGGACCCGCAGGATCCCGCGGCGCTCGCGCTCGCGGAGATGCTTGGCGGGCTGCCGGTCACCTCCAACTCGGGCCTCGAGCCCACAAGCCTCATCGTGGTCATCTCCGACGATTACGCGGGCCCGTCGTCCGCGCCGGTGACGTCGGCCCCGCAGCAGCCGTCCGTGGATGACACCGTGGGCACGCCGGGCGCGGACTTCGGCGCGGCACAGGTCGCCCCCGAAATCAACGCCGGCGGCGACGGCCCGCGCTGCGTGAATTAA
- a CDS encoding glycosyltransferase family 2 protein: MTKHPSPLAVITVTYSPGRHLEALADSLDTATADAFALVCADNGSTDGAPEALAAARGDVEVFSTGGNIGYGAAINAAVRRLRGRRLAGEINGEYFLITNPDVRFTPGSIDELAACLTREPAAGAAGPRIEEEDGSAYPSARQVPGLLTGSGHALLSDVWPNNPFTAAYRANNDMNVQRAAGWLSGACLLVRWEAFEAVGGFDERYFMYLEDVDFGDRLSRAGWDNLYCPSAVIKHDQGHVAGKHTRVTVPAHHKSAYRFQADRHPAWWQAPLRWALWLGLQVRGTIQLTKGS, encoded by the coding sequence GTGACTAAACATCCCTCTCCGTTGGCGGTCATCACGGTGACGTACTCGCCGGGGCGCCACCTCGAAGCGCTGGCCGATTCGCTGGACACGGCGACGGCGGACGCGTTCGCCCTCGTGTGCGCCGACAACGGCTCCACCGACGGCGCGCCCGAGGCGCTGGCCGCCGCGCGCGGTGACGTCGAGGTGTTCTCCACGGGTGGAAACATCGGGTACGGCGCGGCGATCAACGCCGCGGTCAGGCGTCTGCGGGGGCGCAGGCTCGCGGGCGAGATCAACGGCGAATACTTCCTCATCACTAACCCCGATGTCCGCTTCACCCCCGGATCCATCGACGAGTTGGCAGCCTGCCTGACGCGGGAGCCGGCGGCGGGCGCGGCGGGCCCGCGGATCGAGGAGGAGGACGGCTCCGCCTACCCCAGCGCCCGCCAGGTTCCCGGCCTGCTCACGGGCAGCGGCCACGCGCTGCTTTCCGACGTCTGGCCCAACAATCCGTTTACCGCCGCGTACCGCGCCAACAACGACATGAACGTCCAGCGCGCCGCTGGCTGGCTCTCGGGCGCCTGCCTGCTCGTGCGGTGGGAAGCCTTCGAGGCGGTCGGCGGGTTCGACGAGCGCTATTTCATGTACCTGGAGGACGTCGACTTCGGGGACCGGCTCAGCCGCGCCGGTTGGGACAATTTGTACTGCCCGTCGGCGGTGATCAAGCACGACCAGGGCCACGTGGCGGGCAAGCACACGCGTGTCACGGTGCCCGCGCACCACAAGTCCGCGTACCGTTTCCAGGCGGACAGGCACCCCGCGTGGTGGCAGGCACCACTGCGCTGGGCGCTGTGGCTTGGACTGCAGGTGCGCGGCACGATTCAGCTGACGAAAGGTTCTTGA
- the manB gene encoding mannose-1-phosphate guanylyltransferase, with protein sequence MTDPASTDAVILVGGRGTRLRPLTVSTPKPMLPTAGFPFLSHLLARIRAAGMRHVVLGTSFKAEVFESYFGDGSEWGLVIDYVVEEEALGTGGAIRNVLPKLRHDNAMVFNGDVLSGANLTEILATHVEKDADVTLHLVRVQDPRAFGCVPTDADGNVLEFLEKTPDPPTDQINAGCYVFKRSVIEQIPEGRVVSVERETFPGLLSAGAKIAGHVDTSYWRDMGRPDDFVQGSSDLVRGIAYSPLLEGKTGEAFVDDSAGIAGGVILVGGTAVGRGSDIGAGCRVDDSVIFDGVTIEPGAVVRGSIIAAGVRIGANTRIVDCVIGEGAQIGARCELQGGMRVWPGVVIPDSGVRFTPDA encoded by the coding sequence ATGACAGACCCAGCGAGCACGGACGCGGTCATTCTGGTCGGCGGACGCGGCACGAGGCTGCGGCCGCTCACCGTGTCGACGCCCAAGCCCATGCTGCCCACGGCGGGATTTCCCTTCCTCAGCCACCTTCTCGCGCGGATCCGCGCCGCGGGCATGCGGCACGTGGTGCTGGGCACGTCGTTCAAGGCGGAGGTGTTCGAGTCGTACTTCGGCGACGGCTCCGAGTGGGGCCTCGTGATCGACTACGTGGTGGAAGAGGAGGCGCTGGGCACCGGCGGCGCGATCCGTAACGTGTTGCCCAAGCTGCGCCACGACAACGCGATGGTGTTCAACGGCGACGTGCTCTCCGGGGCGAATCTGACCGAGATCCTCGCAACGCACGTGGAGAAGGACGCCGACGTCACGCTGCATCTGGTCCGGGTGCAGGACCCGCGGGCATTCGGCTGCGTGCCGACGGACGCTGACGGCAACGTCTTGGAGTTCCTGGAGAAGACGCCCGACCCGCCGACCGACCAGATCAACGCCGGCTGCTACGTGTTCAAGCGTTCCGTGATCGAGCAGATTCCGGAAGGCCGGGTCGTCTCCGTCGAGCGCGAGACGTTCCCCGGGTTGCTGTCCGCGGGCGCGAAGATCGCGGGGCACGTGGACACGTCTTACTGGCGCGATATGGGCCGCCCGGACGATTTCGTGCAGGGTTCCTCGGACTTGGTGCGCGGCATTGCGTACTCGCCCCTGCTCGAGGGCAAGACGGGCGAGGCGTTTGTGGATGACAGCGCCGGAATCGCCGGCGGCGTGATCCTCGTGGGAGGCACTGCCGTGGGCCGGGGCAGCGACATCGGGGCCGGGTGCCGCGTGGATGACAGCGTGATTTTCGATGGCGTGACCATCGAGCCGGGGGCCGTCGTGCGCGGCTCCATCATCGCGGCGGGGGTGCGTATCGGCGCGAATACCCGGATCGTGGACTGCGTGATCGGTGAGGGGGCGCAGATCGGCGCGCGCTGCGAGCTGCAGGGCGGCATGAGGGTGTGGCCGGGAGTGGTGATCCCCGATTCCGGCGTGAGGTTTACTCCCGACGCGTAG
- a CDS encoding WhiB family transcriptional regulator: MTLDELFGTVEQEWQDQALCAQTDPEAFFPEKGGSTREAKRICQACAVRDECLEYALEHDERFGIWGGLSDRERRRLKKQIG; this comes from the coding sequence ATGACCCTCGATGAACTTTTCGGCACCGTCGAGCAGGAGTGGCAAGATCAGGCCCTCTGCGCACAAACCGATCCCGAGGCTTTCTTCCCGGAGAAGGGTGGCTCCACCCGCGAGGCCAAGCGCATCTGCCAGGCCTGCGCCGTGAGGGACGAGTGCCTGGAGTACGCGCTCGAGCACGACGAGCGCTTCGGCATCTGGGGCGGGCTGTCCGACCGCGAGCGCCGCCGCCTGAAGAAGCAGATCGGCTAA
- a CDS encoding metallopeptidase family protein — MSEPDPLRPPHPLHLRPARDRRSRGPRGPLLPVAVPRYRTRQMAFDQMVLEAYAPLHNAYFEQLAGVDLAVDTIPRMRLRPDSLMPDDIVADGPVPLGRVLAAGVDRNGNPTRARIVIFRMPVERRAKTVLERNELLTWILTALVANYLNMDPRDLDPDFGY; from the coding sequence ATGAGCGAGCCCGACCCTCTCCGCCCCCCGCACCCGCTGCACCTGCGGCCGGCGCGCGACCGGCGGTCACGAGGTCCCCGTGGTCCGCTGCTGCCGGTCGCCGTCCCCAGATACCGGACGCGCCAGATGGCGTTCGACCAGATGGTGCTGGAGGCTTACGCCCCCCTGCACAACGCGTACTTCGAGCAGCTGGCGGGGGTAGACCTAGCGGTGGACACGATCCCGCGCATGCGGCTGCGCCCCGATTCCCTCATGCCGGACGACATCGTCGCGGATGGCCCGGTCCCCCTTGGGCGGGTGCTTGCCGCCGGCGTGGATAGAAACGGCAACCCCACCCGGGCGCGGATTGTCATCTTCCGCATGCCGGTGGAACGGCGGGCGAAAACTGTGCTGGAGCGCAACGAGTTGCTCACGTGGATTCTCACGGCACTCGTGGCCAACTACTTGAATATGGACCCCCGGGACCTCGACCCCGATTTCGGCTATTAG
- a CDS encoding DUF3499 domain-containing protein gives MNTFRRCCRPGCGRPAVATLIYAYADSTAVVGPLAPVAEPHSWDLCERHSANISAPVGWDMVRVEHVEIDDEELDAMDEADLTALAEAVREAGRVTTGLVDATQDPIEYAANHDFGDPGTSNHPVHRTKRVGEQKEAAKAARRSHLRVVPDPAPDPAPASDPASDPDQRGSGDGN, from the coding sequence GTGAACACTTTCCGTCGTTGCTGCCGTCCGGGCTGTGGCAGGCCAGCCGTGGCCACGCTCATCTACGCGTACGCGGATTCCACCGCCGTCGTCGGCCCCCTGGCGCCCGTCGCGGAGCCTCATTCGTGGGACCTGTGCGAGCGGCACTCCGCCAACATCTCCGCCCCGGTCGGGTGGGATATGGTGCGCGTCGAGCACGTCGAGATCGACGACGAGGAGCTCGACGCCATGGACGAGGCCGACCTCACCGCGCTCGCCGAGGCGGTCCGCGAGGCCGGGCGCGTGACCACGGGGCTCGTCGACGCCACCCAGGACCCCATCGAGTACGCCGCCAACCACGATTTCGGCGACCCGGGCACCTCCAACCACCCCGTGCACCGCACGAAGCGGGTGGGCGAGCAGAAAGAGGCGGCGAAGGCCGCCCGCCGGTCGCACCTGCGCGTCGTCCCCGACCCGGCTCCCGACCCGGCCCCTGCTTCAGACCCTGCTTCAGACCCGGACCAGCGCGGCAGCGGGGACGGCAATTAG
- a CDS encoding phosphomannomutase/phosphoglucomutase, which yields MAIEHTEQSLKQVIKAYDIRGIVGETVDADFMFTAGAAFAFILRREGEGRVAVGHDMRPSSPELADAFARGVTSQGLDVEMLGLTSTDELYFASGSLRCAGAMFTASHNPAVYNGIKLCRAGAAPVSTDTGLAEIASMILDGVPEFAGVAGSVGKRDVLAQYAEFLRELVPVPSRRPLVVAVDAANGMAGMTVPAVLGEGGVDVRPLYFELDGTFPNHEANPLDPKNLVDLRRFVVEQSADIGLAFDGDADRCFVVDERGEAVSPSAITALVATRTLAEHPGATIIHNAITSRAVPEIIAERGGRAVRTRVGHSYIKAYMAETGAIFGGEHSAHYYFAEFFNADSGLLAALHVLAALAEQDRPLSEMMAEYDRYAASGEINSQVEDQDAATQRVVDAFADRAVSVDTLDGVTVTLQENPPVWFNVRPSNTEPLLRLNAEAPTPEQVDELTDEVLGIIRA from the coding sequence ATGGCAATCGAACACACCGAGCAGTCCCTCAAGCAGGTCATCAAGGCCTACGACATCCGCGGAATCGTCGGCGAGACCGTCGACGCGGACTTCATGTTCACCGCGGGCGCCGCGTTCGCGTTCATCCTAAGGCGCGAGGGCGAGGGGCGGGTCGCCGTCGGGCACGACATGCGCCCGTCGTCGCCCGAGCTTGCCGACGCCTTCGCGCGCGGCGTCACCTCCCAGGGCCTCGACGTGGAGATGCTGGGGCTCACATCCACCGACGAGCTCTACTTCGCCTCCGGCTCGCTGCGCTGCGCCGGGGCGATGTTCACCGCCTCGCACAACCCCGCGGTCTACAACGGGATCAAGCTGTGCCGCGCGGGGGCGGCGCCGGTGAGCACGGACACCGGGCTCGCGGAGATCGCGTCCATGATCCTTGACGGCGTGCCGGAGTTCGCGGGCGTTGCGGGGAGCGTCGGCAAGCGCGATGTGCTCGCCCAGTACGCGGAGTTTCTGCGCGAGCTGGTGCCGGTGCCCTCGCGCCGCCCGCTCGTGGTGGCCGTGGACGCCGCGAATGGGATGGCGGGCATGACCGTGCCGGCGGTGCTGGGTGAGGGGGGAGTGGACGTGCGCCCGCTCTACTTCGAGCTCGACGGGACCTTCCCCAACCACGAGGCCAACCCCCTTGACCCGAAGAACTTGGTCGACCTGCGTAGATTCGTGGTGGAGCAGTCGGCGGACATCGGCCTGGCGTTCGACGGCGACGCGGACCGCTGCTTTGTCGTCGACGAGCGCGGCGAGGCCGTCTCGCCGTCGGCGATCACAGCCCTGGTGGCCACGCGCACGCTCGCCGAGCACCCGGGAGCGACAATCATCCACAACGCGATCACGTCGAGGGCCGTGCCGGAAATTATCGCCGAGCGCGGCGGCCGCGCGGTGCGCACCCGCGTGGGGCACTCCTACATCAAGGCCTACATGGCCGAGACCGGCGCCATCTTCGGCGGGGAGCACTCTGCTCACTACTACTTCGCCGAGTTCTTCAACGCGGACTCCGGCTTACTCGCCGCGCTCCACGTGCTCGCTGCCCTGGCGGAGCAGGACCGGCCGCTCAGCGAGATGATGGCGGAATACGACCGCTACGCCGCGTCCGGCGAGATCAACTCCCAGGTCGAGGACCAGGATGCCGCCACACAGCGCGTCGTCGACGCCTTCGCGGACCGCGCGGTGTCTGTCGACACCCTCGACGGGGTCACGGTGACGCTGCAGGAGAACCCGCCGGTGTGGTTCAATGTCCGCCCGTCCAACACGGAGCCGCTGTTGCGCCTCAACGCCGAGGCGCCGACGCCCGAGCAGGTCGACGAACTCACCGACGAGG